The following proteins come from a genomic window of Metarhizium brunneum chromosome 2, complete sequence:
- the MPPED1_0 gene encoding Metallophosphoesterase domain-containing protein 1: MDIKTRFLILSDTHAEDWAPRVASLPPIDVAIHCGDLTEESKMAEFRTSLQLLSSIDASLKLVIAGNHDFTLDTPKFKQKLAEANASIESELIKKEFGDIGEAQSLFCDARENGIIFLDEGTHHFNLRNGASLTVYASPYTPSLGDWGFQFNPKDSHNFDIDRSVDVAITHGPPRGVLDMTSSRQRAGCEALFSAIAASRPRLHCFGHIHEGWGARLVTWRDGTLGEKPSHFSNIDNERSCTIETLSSLYPRKFDTAETIAEKNMKRQQYISNGFCRTSHCKGDDGPVQSGLQTLFVNAAIQGLDEDAMQLPWIVDIELVKSDVSGEKGEGDI, from the coding sequence ATGGACATCAAGACCAGGTTCTTGATCCTCTCCGACACCCACGCCGAAGACTGGGCACCTCGGGTCGCCTCCCTTCCGCCTATAGATGTGGCCATACACTGCGGCGACCTCACGGAGGAATCTAAAATGGCCGAATTCCGCACATCACTCCAGCTTTTGAGCAGCATTGACGCCTCTCTCAAACTTGTAATTGCCGGCAACCACGACTTTACATTGGACACGCCCAAATTTAAGCAGAAGCTCGCGGAGGCAAATGCCTCTATAGAGTCAGAGCTTATCAAGAAAGAGTTTGGCGACATTGGAGAAGCCCAGAGCCTCTTCTGCGATGCACGAGAAAACGGCATCATATTTCTCGACGAGGGAACTCATCATTTCAATCTTCGCAATGGCGCCTCGTTGACCGTCTACGCAAGCCCATACACTCCATCCCTCGGCGATTGGGGATTCCAGTTCAACCCAAAAGACAGCCACAACTTTGACATCGACAGGAGCGTCGACGTGGCGATTACCCACGGGCCGCCCAGAGGAGTCCTCGACATGACGAGCTCTAGGCAGCGCGCTGGCTGCGAGGCGTTATTTTCTGCAATAGCCGCGTCTCGGCCACGCTTACATTGTTTTGGTCATATCCACGAGGGCTGGGGCGCAAGACTCGTTACTTGGCGAGACGGCACCTTGGGCGAAAAGCCATCGCATTTCTCAAATATCGACAATGAACGGTCTTGCACCATCGAAACACTCTCTTCCCTGTACCCTCGAAAATTCGATACTGCAGAGACAATAGCTGAAAAGAACATGAAGCGGCAGCAATACATCAGTAACGGATTCTGTCGGACAAGCCATTGTAAGGGGGACGATGGCCCGGTACAGTCGGGTTTACAGACGCTCTTCGTCAACGCGGCTATTCAAGGCCTTGACGAAGATGCCATGCAATTACCGTGGATAGTGGACATTGAACTGGTAAAGAGTGATGTGTCGGGTGAAAAGGGTGAAGGTGATATTTAG